A window of the Penaeus monodon isolate SGIC_2016 chromosome 11, NSTDA_Pmon_1, whole genome shotgun sequence genome harbors these coding sequences:
- the LOC119578528 gene encoding LOW QUALITY PROTEIN: vegetative cell wall protein gp1-like (The sequence of the model RefSeq protein was modified relative to this genomic sequence to represent the inferred CDS: deleted 2 bases in 1 codon), protein PPLPLPPRPRPPPPRPRPPPPPPFPPTPSPSPSAHAPPPLLPPTPSPLSFRPRPPPLSFRPRPPPPPFPPRHPSPPSFPPTPSPPLLPPPPSPSPLPPSPPLLPPPAPPSPLSFPPRPPPFLPPSPRPPPSPSAHAPPPPPSAHALPPLPFRPPPPPPFRPRPPPLSLSPTPPPLLPPRPPPSSSATPSPLSLRPPRPPPLSFRPPPPLPPSPPPPPPPSPFPPRPPPPPSPPPLLPSTPRPPPSPPPSPPPPSPFPPAPALPPPFPPRPPPLSSAPPPPLLPPRPPPLSFRPALFSPTPTPPPSPFPSRPRPPPPSPPPTPPPSPSSPTPPPPPSPPPAPPPPPPAGSDSVAELIGIAQWHSSVADLSGIGQWHRAQWQSSVAELSGIAQWQSSVAELNGLAIENSWVRARPPLSVDSAVNEHWYAGVKMPGSKCRGQNAGVKLAARDNSILTQFISPGDSEEPETMSRVRMQPCLHYRVVRQ, encoded by the exons ccccccctccctctccccccacgcccccgcccccccccccc ccgcccacgcccaccccccccccccccctttccccccacgccctccccctctccttccgcccacgcccccccccctctccttccgcccacgccctcccccctctccttccgcccacgccctccccccctctccttccgcccacgccctcccccccctcctttccctccacgccacccctcccccccttcctttccccccacgccctccccccctctccttccgcccccgccctccccctctcctttgcccccctccccccctctccttccgccccccgcccccccctcccccctctcctttcccccccgccccccccccttccttccccccagcccccgccctcccccctctccttccgcccacgcccctcccccccctccttccgcccacgccctcccccctctccctttccgccccccccctccccctcccttccgcccccgccctccccccctttccctttcccccacccctccccctcttcttccgccccgccctcccccctcctcctccgccacgccctcccccctctccttacgcccaccccgccctccccccctctccttccgccccccgccccccctccctccctctcccccgcccccgccccccccctctcctttccccccacgccctcccccccctccttcc cccccccctctccttccctccacgccccgccctcccccctctcctccgcccagccccccccccccctctccctttccccccgcccccgccctccccccccccttccccccacgccctccccccctctcctccgccccccccccccctctccttcccccccgccccccccccctctccttccgcccagccctcttttcccccacccccacccctcccccctctccctttccctcccgcccacgccctccccccccctcccccccgcccacgcccccgccctccccctct tcccccaccccacccccccccccctctcctccccccgcccccccccctcccccccca GCCGGGAGCGACTCAG TGGCAGAGCTCATTGGCATAGCTCAGTGGCATAGCTCAGTGGCAGATCTCAGTGGCATAGGTCAGTGGCATAG AGCTCAGTGGCAGAGCTCAGTCGCAGAGCTCAGTGGCATAGCTCAGTGGCAGAGCTCAGTCGCAGAGCTCAATGGGTTAGCAATCGAGAACTCGTGGGTTCGCGCCCGGCCGCCCCTCTCAGTTGACTCAGCCGTGAATGAGCACTGGTATGCCGGGGTCAAAATGCCGGGGTCAAAATGCCGGGGTCAAAATGCCGGGGTCAAG
- the LOC119578875 gene encoding uncharacterized protein LOC119578875 translates to MHQVLLVLPLLLLALLVPAACFHVPSVESVTGRGGQSLEVSRDAVAVTPPDAALDPSRLRRALRALLDLNDGELQALMAGVPPHTMAPRIAPSTAFFLAGSRAYLERLQTILSTSEDTSFSQSTWNPKIARRRKKGHSARYDDEDIRSSEAGESENDPDSILGALTELSAYLAGEGEAEDTVVQERSRRSHHGRGRKHQAQAHTSRQYETHHYLYYLRSGKCPAAADGHPKMFCPSPSDQGEWRCIEDLDLCDGTPQCPGKEDEAPTHCLFHNAMRMHLDELTKVVMFKLA, encoded by the exons ATGCATCAGGTGCTGCTGGTGCTACCCCTGCTGCTGCTGGCCCTGCTTGTGCCTGCTGCTTGCTTCCACGTGCCCTCTGTCGAGTCCGTGACTGGCCGCGGCGGTCAGTCCCTTGAGGTGTCTCGGGATGCGGTAGCGGTCACGCCCCCCGACGCCGCGCTCGACCCCTCCCGCCTTCGCCGCGCCCTCCGAGCGCTCCTTGACCTCAACGACGGGGAGCTGCAGGCGCTGATGGCGGGGGTGCCGCCCCACACCATGGCGCCGCGCATTGCCCCCTCGACCGCCTTCTTCCTGGCCGGCAGCCGAGCGTACCTGGAGCGCCTTCAGACGATCCTGTCTACCTCAGAAGATACGTCCTTCAGCCAGAGCACGTGGAACCCAAAGATCGCTCGGCGCCGCAAGAAGGGCCACTCCGCCAGGTACGACGACGAAGACATCCGGAGCTCGGAGGCGGGCGAGTCCGAGAACGATCCTGACAGCATCCTCGGGGCTCTGACGGAGCTGTCAGCCTACCTAGCCGGCGAAGGCGAGGCCGAAGACACCGTCGTCCAGGAGCGGTCTCGGCGCTCGCACCACGGGCGAGGGCGCAAGCAccaggcacaggcacacacgtCGCGGCAATACGAAACCCATCATTATCTCTACTATCTGCGCTCAGGAA AGTGCCCCGCAGCCGCCGACGGCCACCCGAAGATGTTCTGCCCGTCGCCCTCGGACCAAGGGGAGTGGCGCTGCATCGAGGACCTGGACCTGTGTGACGGAACGCCCCAGTGCCCCGGCAAGGAGGACGAGGCGCCCACGCACTGCCTCTTCCACAACGCC ATGCGGATGCACTTGGACGAGTTGACGAAGGTAGTGATGTTCAAGTTGGCGTGA